Genomic segment of Rhodococcus sp. W8901:
AACTCGAGCAGGTCCTCTGGGGTTGCCGTTCGCGTGATCGTGGTGGGCCCGGCCGGTGTCGCTGACATGGTCGCGAGTATCGCACAGAGGGTGGAACGTGTTCCAGAAAACGGGGACACGTCCGGACGCGGGCTTCGGGTCTTACGGGAGCAGGCCCAGCCGCCGTGCCGCGACGACGGCCTCGCGCCGCGAGTGCGCATCGAGCTTGCTCATGGCGCTGCGCAGGTAACTTTTCACGGTCTCGGCCTTGACTGAAAGGCGCTCGGCGATAACGGCATTCGAGCAGCCGAGGGCAGCGTGACTGAGGACGTCGACTTCGCGCGGTGACAGAGTGACGGCGAGGGCGCCGCGATCGGGTTCCGGGGTCGATCCCACGCCGGCGAGTCGGCTCGACAGGTGGCGCAGCCGTTCCTGCAGCGCGGGGTCGTCGACGGTGTGCGCGAGGCTGCGGAGTTCGGCGTGGACGTCCCGGATCTCCTCGGTGTCGGCGCCATTCGGGGCGGTGCGCTCGGCGGCCGCCGCGTCGAGCAGTTGGACCCGCCGGTCCACCTCGTCGCGGATCGCGATCTCGTTCGCGAGGCGGCGACCGGCCTGCATCATGACGTCGGCGATGCGGTCACCCAGTTGCACACGCTCGCGGATCGCGGCGTACATGACTGCGCGGGAGTTCCCGCGAACGACCACCGGCACCGCCAGTACCGAGCAGAGTCCCTCCGCGAGGACCGGGCCGTCGTAGTGGTGGGTGATGGTGCGGGCCCGCCCGTAGTCGTGCACCGCCGCGGGGTTGCGGCGCGCGACGACGTGTCCGCCCAGGCCGGATCTCTCGGAGACGGCCAGGCCGCGCAGGCCGTCGGTGTGGGTGCCGACGAACTCGCCCAGGTGCAGGGTGCCGTCGTAGACCTCCCCGCCGAACACGACCGGAACGATGCCGGTCGCGGCCACTTTTCGTAGTTCGGTGCGCAGTGCGTCGCGGTCACGCGGACGCAGCAGGGCCGTGGTGTGGGTGGGCACCCTCATCACCCCTTTCCGGGGGTAGCCGGTCGATGCTGTGACACGGATCATAGGTGGCACGACGGCCCCGCGGCGACGGGGCCCCGACGACGAGGAGTGACGATGACCGTCGACCCGACCACCCGCCTTCGCGAGCTCGCGGACCGGTACGACACCCCGCAGGCTTGTGCCGCGGAGTTGCTGTGCGATCGGCACCCGGCCGATGCGGTCGCGTTCACCGTTGTCGAGAGTGACCTGTCGTCGACCGATCTAACGTACGGGTGGCTGCGGGAGCAGTCCACCCGCTTCGCGGCCGCGCTGGCGGACCTGGGCGTCGAGCCGGGGGACTGTGTCGCGACCCTGATGGGCAAGTCGGCCGACCTCGTGGTGGCGCTGCTGGGGATCTGGCGTCGCGGCGCGGTCCACGTCCCGCTGTTCACTGCGTTCGCAACGCCGGCGATCGCGTTCCGGCTCGAGGCGAGTGGTGCGCGTGTCGTGATCGCCGATGCCAACCAGCTCGACAAGCTGGCGCCGGGCGAGGACATGCCGGCCGACGCAGCGTGGCGCGTCGTCGTGGCCGGTGGAGCCGCATCCGGCGCGCTGTCGTTCGATGCCCTGGTGCAGGGGCATGCGGCGGACGACCCGCGCGGCGCCGCGGTCACCATGGGTGGCGATGCCCCGATGGTCCGGCTGTTCACCAGCGGCACCACCGGCACCCCGAAGGGTGTCCCGGTGCCGATCCGCGCGCTCGCGTCGTTCCAGTCGTACATGGAGTTCGGACTCGACGTCCGCGAGGACGACGTGTTCTGGAACGCCGCGGATCCGGGCTGGGCGTACGGGCTGTACTACGCGCTGCTCGGTCCGATGGCGGCCGGCGTCCGCAGCATCCTGCTGCACGCCGGGTTCTCGGCGCCGCTCACGTGGCAGGTGATGGAGCGGTTCGGGGTCACCAACTTCGCGGCCGCGCCCACCGTCTACCGCAGCCTGCGCGCCGACGAGACCCCGGTGCCCGAGTCGGTGACGCTGCGCCGCGCCTCCTCCGCGGGCGAGCCGCTCACCCCCGACGTCATCGCGTGGTCGGAGGCCGAGCTCGGCGTCACCGTCCGCGACCACTACGGGCAGACCGAGCACGGCATGTTCATCATCAACGCCTGGGCCGACGGCCTGCGCGAGGACGTCGTCGCCGGGTCGATGGGCCGCCCGCTGCCCGGCTGGGCATGTGCCGTGCTGGCCGACGACGCCGACGAGCTCGCGCCGCCGAACACCCCCGGCCGCGTCGTGATCGACACGCAGGGCAGCCCGCTCATGTGGTTCACCGGTTACAGCGACGCCCCCGAGAAGACCGCGGCCCGCTTCACGCCCGACGGCCGCTGGTACATCACCGGCGACGCGGGGCAGGTCGACGAGCAGGGCCGGTTCTTCTTCTCCTCCCGCGACGACGACGTGATCATCATGGCCGGCTACCGCATCGGCCCGTTCGACGTCGAGAGTGTGCTGGTGATGCACGACGACGTCGTCGAGGCCGCGGTCGTCGGGATGCCGGACCAGCTGCGCGGCGAGGTGCTCGAGGCGTTCGTGGTGCTGCGCTCCGGCATCGAGGGCACCGACGAGCTGGAGAAGGACCTGCAGCATCTGGTGAAGAAGAAGTTCGCCGCCCACGCCTACCCGCGGACCGTGCACTTCGTCCCGCAGCTGCCCAAGACCCCCAGTGGCAAGGTCCAGCGCTACATCCTGCGCCAGGGTCAGTGACGTTCGGCCTGAGCGCCCATTCCTTGTCTCTTTCCGCGGAAGCCCGCGAGATCAGGCGAGGAGTGGGCGCTCAGGCTTGTCGGTGCAGCAGGGTCTCCAGTCGCGGATCGGCATGCGCTGCTGCGAGCCTCTCGAGATCTGCGGCGACGACGAGGGTGTGCATGTCGTCGATTCCGGTGGCGGCACACCACGAGTGGTCTGTCGGCCACCAGAAGTTCGGCGTGCGTAGTCGGACGGCACCCGCCTCGACGGACCGGGTGGCCCGCACCACCTGATACGACGGCCCGGTCGGGTCCTCCCGCACCCGGGCACACTGGCGGATCGGGTGGTCGAGCAAACCGTTCCACCCGTCCCAGAACAGGCCGTGAGCCGCGTCGTCGAAGTGCGAGTACACCGCGTCGAGCAGTCCGGCCGGCAGGGAGCCCATCTCGGGTGTCGCGTCGAACAGTCCGTCGACGGTCGCGCACGGATCGTCGAATCCGCTGAGTTCCGGGAAGGCCATGCCAGGCTCGAGGCGCACATTTCGCGCCTCGGCAATCTCGGCCCAGGTGGCCGGTTGCGCCTCCCCGTCCGGGCCCAGGTGAGCGGGGTGCAGGATCCGCAGGACATAGGGGAATCTATCGGCCGCCCACCCGCTCGCCGGTCCGGCGTCCGGGTAGCGGTAGGGCGCGAGCCACGTCGCGGCGTCGGGTGACGGATCGCCGACCCATCCGAGGGAACCGGGCATGAAGTGATTGTGCGACATCGGCCTGAGCGCCCATTCTTTGCCGTCGTCCGCGGAAGCCCGCGAGATCAGCGCAGGAGTGGGCGCTCGAGCTCGGTCGTTCGGGAAGCGAGCTGACGGCTCCTCGCGCACAGCGGACTCATTCGGTCTCCAGCTTGTGCAGGATCGGGCGCAGGCGGGCAACGGTTCGCGCGTCCTCGACAGCGATGTCGCCGGTGGAGTCGAAGCGCTCGTCGCGGTCGACGAGGGTTTGGAGCTTCTTCGCGACCGCGCGGCGGACCGTTGCCGGTGCGGCCGCCAGCCGTTCGGCGAGGCGGAGGCCGAGCTCGCGCGCCCACCGGTCGGTCACGGACCCCGCGACCACTTTCACGATTCGTGCGGGAGCGTCGGGCAGGGGCAGCCCGACGTCGAGGAGGGCGATCGCGGCGGCGGCGCTCGTCTTGACGATCGGGCCGTTGTAGTCCTTGCGGTCGGTGACGACGAGATCGGTGAGCAGCGCCTCGAAGTCGGTGCACGCCTCGGGCGGTAGCAACTGTCGGGCGCGCCAATCGAGCGCGAGACCGATCGCTTCCTCGATGGGGCCGCGACCGGCGTCGATGATGCTGCGGACCACAGGCCAGCCGGTTGCGGCCTCGTCCGAGTCGACGGCGGCGAGGATGCGCAGCGCGGTGAGCTGGTTACCTCGCTGGTGGTCGCTTGTCGCGGCCTTCGTGCCTACGAGGCCGCGACACCAGTCGAGGAAGCGACGGTCGGTGCGGTCAGCCCAGTGCGCGAGCACCTCCGACTCCTTGTGCTCGAGGTCGGCGTCGAGGACATGATGGAAGTCATCCGTGTCCTTCGTCAGGCGTGCGAGAGCGAGCAGCACGGTCGCGTCGCCGGTGACGCTCGCCTCGCGGACACGGTCGATACCGGCGGTGTCGCCCCACGTCGCCAGCGCGTCGGCGGACTGCCTCGGCGCGACCGCGAGAAGCTCCCGGACCTCGGGCAGCGCGTCCGCGGCAGCCTCGGCGGGCCAGGAGGCCAGCAACTCGACGAGGTGTCCGGCGCCGTCGCGGGACGGATCGGCAGGAGGCTTCTGCCGCAGCGCCTGCCGGATGCCGGCGACGACCATGGTGGAGGACGGTGCGTGCTCGCGCACGAGCGCGTAGCCGAGCGCGGAACGTCCCGACGCGGAGGTGGCAACCATGAGGCCGCGTGCTGCGGGGTTCGTGAGCAGGGCCTGGGCCATCGGGCGAGCCCACCGTCCGTCGCCGGCCCGCAGCAGGGCGAGCGCGGCATCTGTCCGAGCATCCGTGTCGAAGGTGCTCGACCCGATGGCGGAGGTGTCACCGGTGGTGACCCGCTCGGCGAGGGCAACGAGTGCGTCGCAGACTTCGGGTGTCGCCGGGCACTGCCGGAGCGCTGCGATCATCGACTCCGGCCCGGCTTCGGGGAGCGCCGCGAGTGCGAGCAGACGACGGACCGCGGCCGGAGCGTTGCTCCGGGAACCGACGACGACATCGACGAGCCCGGCGATCGTCGTCTCGTCCGGCATCGGCAGCGCAGCGAGTACGTGAGCCGACGCCTCGGGGTTGTTCGCGCTCAACCACTCCGGAAGGTTTCCGACATCGAACGCGATGTGCGAGGCCACCTCGACGGCGAGCTCCCATCCCGTGACGAGCGCGTCGAGGTCCGTGGTCTCGGTGCTCCCGGCCGCGATCCGCGCGAGCGTCGCCGCCATCATCAGGCCGGGATCCCCGTCGGCGAGAGCCGCCGCGACATCGGCACCGAGAGTCGTGAGCGCGGCGACACATGCCTGCTCGACCTGCGCGGCCGGGCGTGCGTCAGCCCGTGCCGAGAGTGTTTCTACCGCAGCGGAATCGGCCGTGCGGGCCGCGGCCTGCAGCAGTGCCGAGGCCGCGGCTTCCGGGCCGTCGTCGGCGATCAGTGGTCGTACGAGCGCTGCGATTCCGAGCAACGAGTCTCGGGCCGAGCGGACGAGGGCGGCCGTCTCGGCGTCGTCCGCCCCGACCTGTTCATAGTCGTGCACCGCGTCGGCGAACATCAGCAGCAACCACGCCGTGCCCTCAGCATCCGCGGTCTGCCGGGCGCCGAGCACCGACGCGATGGACGTCATCGCAGGCTCGGTCGAGTCGTAGAGGGTTCCCTGATGCAACACCGCCGACCACAGCTCGTGCAGCGATTCCTCGACTGTCTCCGCCCCGGTCAGTCCCTCGATCCAGCCGGGCACGTCGCTCGCATCACCGTATGCGTGCTCCAGCGTCGGCCAGTCGACATCGGCGAGGTGGGTGCGCCAGTGCGCGCTGTTCATGGGTCTCCTTGCCGTGGGACAGCCCGATGTCGGGCAGGCCGTTGTACAGCTTCGCCGCGTCCGCGACGGGCTGCACCGAGTCGGTGTGCCGCCGCCTGGCGTCGGTGGTCGCCGAGGAGTCTGCCATTGCCGGCGTGCGCTCGGCGGGGGAGGACGCGAGGTCTAGGCTCGTCGCACCGCAGAAGCTGAGATGAGGAGGGGCCGTGTTCAGTCGGTTCGTGGCGATCGGTGACAGCCAGAGCGAAGGACTCAACGACGGGGACGACCAGCTGGGCTATCGAGGCTGGGCGGACCGGCTCGCCGAGCGGCTTGCGGAGATCAACCCCGAGATGCTCTACGCCAACCTCGCGATCCGGGGCCGGCTGGCCCGCCAGGTGCGGGAGGAACAGTTGGCCCCCGCGTTGGCGCTCGAGCCCGACCTGGCATCCGTCGTCGCCGGCGTGAACGACCTGCTGCGACCGAAGTTCGAACCTGTCGCGATAGCAGCCGAACTGGAGATCGCGTTCGAGGCGCTGACCGCGTCGGGTGCGCGGGTGCTGACGATGACGTTCCCCACGCTCGGGGCGGGCATGCCGGGCGGCCGGGCGATCATGGCGCGGATCTCGGCGCTGAACGAGGAGATCCGGGCGGCCGCGGCACGGCACGGTGTCGCGGTGATCGACCTCGAGGTGTACCCGGTCGCGACGGACCCGCGGCTGTGGAGCTGGGATCGACTGCACCTCAACGCGGATGGCCACGACCGTCTGGCCGCGGCCGCGGCGACGGCGCTGGGAGTGCCCGGCACCGACCTGCGCTGGCAGGACAGTCTGGGTCCGCTGCCGCCGGTCACCGCACTCGGGCGAATCCGTGCCGACACCGAGTGGGCGGTCCGGTTCCTCGGGCCATGGCTCGGGCGTCGCGTGCGCGGGACGTCGTCGGGCGCCGGGCGCGTCGCGAAGCGACCGGAACTTGCTCCGGTCCGGCGGGAAGGCGAGCGGGATACGACATCGGCCTGAGCGCCCATTCCTTGCCTCGTTCCGCGGAAGCCCGCGAGATCAGAGGAGGAGTGGGCGCTCAGGCCGACAGGGGTCAGCGGGCCGCGCCGCGTCCGCGGATCCGTCCGAGCACCAGCAGCGCCACCAGGGTGACGAGCAGCAGCAGGGTGGTGTTCGCGGCGGCCTGGAACACCTGGCCGCGGTCGGTGAGGCCGAAGATGGCCACCGGCAACGTCTTCCACGTCGCCGGGTACACCATGATGGTGGCGCCCAGTTCGCCCATCGACAGCGCGACGGACAGGCCCGCGGCCGCGCCGAGGGCGGGCACCAGCAGCGGCAGCGTGATCCGGAACAGGACCCGGACGGGGCCGGCGCCGAGGGATTCGGCGGCCTGACGGTAGGCGGGGTCGAGACGGTCGAGTGCGGCGGAGACCGAGCTGAACGCGAAGGCCAGCACCAGCACGGCGTGCGCGAGGATGACGATCCACTTGGTGCCGCCGAGGAGCAGCGGCCGCTCGTTGAACGCGATGAGCATGCCCAGGCCGATCGCGACGGACGGCAGCTCCACCGGGAGGTGGAAGACCGCGTCGGTGACCTTGCGCAGCCACACCGGCGCCTCGCGCGCGGCCAACGCGGCCCAGGCCCCGAGGAACAACGCGATGCCGCCGGCAATGATCGCGGTCTGCAGGCTCACCGTCATGCTCGCGAGGTTGTCGTCGGACAGTGCCGCCGACAGGTTCTTCGTCCCCAGGTTCGAGGGCAGTGGGCCGTTCCACGCGCCCGCGAGCGCGGCGGCGATCACCGTCGCGATCGGGGCGACGAACACGGTCATGACGACCGCGCCGAAGAACGCCAGCGTGAGGTACCTAGCGCGTCGGGTCCAGAGCAGCACGGCTGCCTCCCATCAGTCGGGTGAACAGGAACCGGTAGCCGCCGTACAGCGTGAGCGACAGCGCCACCTGGACGGTCGCGATCACCGCGGCGCCGGGGAGGTCGAAGGTGACGATGCCGTGCGTGTAGATCAGCACCGGCAGGGTCATGACGTCCTTGGCTCCGGTGAACAGCACGATGCCGAACTCGTTGAGCGTCAACAGCAGTACCAGCGAGCCGCCCGCCATCAGTGCCGGCCAGGCCTCGGGCAGGATCACGGTGCGCAGCACCCGCAGGGGAGAGGCACCGAGGCTCGCGGCGACGTCGAGTTGCTCGCGGGGCATCTGGGTGAACGCCGCGAGCAGCGGTCGCACCACGAACGGGGTGAAGAACGTGATCTCGGCGGCGATCACGCCGAGCGGGGTGTTGAGGAAGTTCAGTGGCACCCGGTCGGCGCCCGTGATGCGGCTGATCAGTGCGTTCACGGCACCGGCGGTGCCGTACAGGAACGTGAACGCGAGCGTGACGAGGAACGAGGGCAGCGACAGGATGGTGTCGATCAGGCGTCCCACCACCTTCGACCCGGGGAACGGCACGAACGCGAGGACCAGCGCCAGGAACGTGCCGAGCACGAGGCACCCGAGCGTGGAGGCGAGCGCCACTTCGATCGTGCGCCACAAGGCCTTTCGGAACGACGCCGACCACAGCATGTCTGTCCACGCCGACCAGCCCCGGCCGGTGTCGGTGACGGTGGACTCGGCCAGCACTCGCGCCATCGGGTACACCGCGAACCCGATCACCAGCAGCAGCGGCGGAAGCACCCACAGCCCGGACCGCCACCGCGACGGCTCCGGCCGGGTCGGCGGGTCGGCGGCGACCGGGGCCTCGAGGAGGGCGGTCACGACACCGCCTCCGGGGCCGGCACCAGGACGGCGCCCCGCTCCGGGAAACGCAGCCCGACCTCGGTGCCCACCGGACGTTCGTCGTGGCCGGGCACGTCGACGTCGATCGGCGTCTCGGGCAGTCCGGGTAGCGCGATCGTGACCCGCGTCGACGACCCGCGCCACACGCTCGCGACGATGCGGGCCGGCAGCGCCCCGCGTTCGGCGGGGGAGGTGAGGGTGATCGCGTGCGGTCGCAGGCACAGCAGGGCGCCGGCGTCGGACTCCCACTCGGTGCGGCCGATCTCGGGCTGGGGTGCGTGCGCGGTGACGGGCGTGCCGCCCACGGACACCAGTGCCGACGTTCCGATCACCCGGGTCACCGTGCAGGGCAGCAGGTTCGCGCCGCCGAGGAACGCGGCGGTGAAGCTGCTCGGCGGGCGCTTCCACAGGTTCTCGGCGGTGTCGACGTCCACCAGGCGGGCGTCGCGCATGACGGCGATGCGGTCGGCGAGTGCCAGCGCCTCGGACTGGTCGTGCGTCACGTAGAGCATCGCGGTGTCCGGGAGCGCCGCCCGCAGTTCCTGCAGTTCGGTGAGCATGCTCTGGCGCAGTTGCGCGTCGAGGGCGGCGAGCGGCTCGTCGAGCAGCAGCACCTTGGGGCGGATGGCGAGTGCGCGGGCGATCGCCACGCGCTGCTGCTGACCGCCGGACAGCTCTCGTGGCAACCGCTTGCCGTAGGCCGACATGCCGACCATCGCGAGGGCGTCGGACACCCGGTCCGCGATCTCCGACCGCGGAACACGCTGTGCGCGTAGTCCGAATGCGACGTTGTCGGCGACCCGCATGTGCGGGAACAGGGCATACGACTGGACGACGACGCCGATGCCACGCTTGGCCGGGGGCAGATCGGTGACGTCGTCGCCGCCGAGTCGGACGGTCCCTGAGGTGGGCCGGGTGAAGCCGGCCAGTGCCTTGAGCGCGGTGGACTTACCCGACCCGCTGGGGCCGAGCAGGGCTACGGTCTCGCCGCGGGCGACCCGCAGGTTGAAGTCGACCAGGGCCCGGGTGGTCCCGCGGCCGCGGCCGTAGGAGACGGTGACCCGGTCGAACGTGATGGCCGGAGCGGAGTGCGCGGTCGCGCCGCCGTTGCGGGCTCTGGTGCCGAGGGACCGCCCGGACTCGAATCGAGACATGTCAGTTACCGGTGGCCTTCTGGTAGGCGGCGATGTCGGCGTCGAGCGAGGCGAGGACGTCGTTCCAGTTCGGGGTCCACACCTCGACACCGTTCACGAGCCCGGTCGGGGTGGACTTGTCGGTGGAGGTGCCCGCCGCGTCACGGACGTCGGTGCGCACCGAGACGCCGAGCGCGTCGGTGGCGACCGTCTTCTGCGCCTTCTCCGACAGCAGGTACTCCATCAGCTTCTTGGCGTCGTCGGAGTGCGGGGCGCCCTTCGCCAGGCCCATCACGTACGGCAGTGCGACCGTGGTGCGCTTGCCGCCGTCGGCGGGGAAGAAGATGTCGAACTCGGAGCCGTCATCCTTGATGGACGCGAGGTTCATCTGGACGTCGCCGTTCGCGACGAGCAGTTCACCGTTGCTGACCTTGGGCTGCAGCTTGCCGGTGGACGACGACGGTCCGACGTTGTTGGCCTGCAGCTTCGCGAGGTAGTCCAGCGCGCCCTCCTTGCCCTTGAGGTGCTGGAGCAGCAGCAGGACGGCGGTGCCGTCGCCGGCCTGGCCGGGGGTGGAGTACTGCAGCTTGCCCTTGAACTGGTCGGTGAGCAGGTCGTCCCACGTGGCCGGGGCCGGGTTGGCGCCGGGGTTGGCGATGAACGACAGGTAGTTGTCGACCAGGGGTACGTACTTGCCCTCCGGGTCCTGGACGTCGGCGGGGACGGCGGAGGTGTCGATGCCGCTGGGCTCGAGCAGTCCCTGTGCGTCGGCCTTCTGGATGAACGGCGGCAGCGTCACCACGACGTCGGCCTGCGGGTTGGACTGCTCCTTCTCCACGCGGGAGACGACCTCGCCGGAGCCGGCCTCGACGAGGTTGACGGCGATGCCTGTCTCCTCGGTGAACGCGGCGAACTGGGTCTTGTACCAGCCGGCGAGGCCGTCGGCGCTGTAGACGGTGACGGTACCGCCGCCGCCGGTCGCCGCGGTGCCGGTGCCGCCGCAGGCGGTCAGGGTGAGGGCCGCGGTCGTCATCGCGATCGCCGCGATACCGACACGGAAACGCTCGGTGTTCCTGCTCATTCGGATGTCCTTGTCTGGGTGAGGGATTCGAACGGTGACGGGAGGGATCAGTTGCTAAGGGAGAGAACGAGATCGGTGAACTCGCGGACCGACGGCACCACGTGGGTGGGATTCGCGGTGCGCAGTTGCTGCTCGTCGTGCGCGCCGGTGAGGGTGCCCGCCACGATGGCGGCGCCGGCACGCAGGCCGCTGGTGACGTCGTTGGCGGTGTCGCCCAGCACCGCAACCTCTTTCACGTCGTCGATGCCGAGACGCATGAGGGCGGTGAGGATCAGGTCCGGGTAGGGGCGCCCGCGTCCCGCCTCGGCGGGGGAGAGGGTGAGGTCCGCCAGCGTCTGCCAGCCCAGCGCGGCGAGGAGCTTGTCCTGCGTGGTGCGACTGAATCCGGTGGTCAGTGCCACCTTGACACCAGCATCACGCAGCGCCGTGATCGACTCGGCGGCATCGGGAATCGCGGTGGCGCCGCCCTCGTCGACGAGGCGGTCGTACTCGGCCTCGAACGCGCGGTTCGCGGCCTGGGCCCGGTCCTCGTCGCCGAACAGCGCGCGGAACACGACGATCTTGGACTGACCCATCGTGTCGAGCACGTACTGCCGGGCGGCGCCGGCCTCGGGGCCGGTCGCGGGCAGCCCGGCCGCGGCGCCGGCCGCGTCGAACGCGTGCAGGACGAGGCCGTCGTCGGCGACGGTGGTGCCGGCCATGTCGAGGACGGCGAGCTTGATGGTGGTCACGGTGGCTCCTGTGGGGTTCGGGGCTCAGAGGCCCAGCTGGTCGGCGGTCTGTTCGGCGAGGGCGGGGCCCAGGGTCATGCCGCGTCCGCCCGGCCCGGCGACCACCCACACGCCGTCGGCCGGCTCTGCGCGGTGCACCAGTTGCTGCGGGTCCAGGCACTGGCTGTACACCCCGGCCCAGCGCTTGACGATCGGCGGCAGGTCCCGGCCGAGCAGTTCCTCG
This window contains:
- a CDS encoding helix-turn-helix transcriptional regulator, translating into MRVPTHTTALLRPRDRDALRTELRKVAATGIVPVVFGGEVYDGTLHLGEFVGTHTDGLRGLAVSERSGLGGHVVARRNPAAVHDYGRARTITHHYDGPVLAEGLCSVLAVPVVVRGNSRAVMYAAIRERVQLGDRIADVMMQAGRRLANEIAIRDEVDRRVQLLDAAAAERTAPNGADTEEIRDVHAELRSLAHTVDDPALQERLRHLSSRLAGVGSTPEPDRGALAVTLSPREVDVLSHAALGCSNAVIAERLSVKAETVKSYLRSAMSKLDAHSRREAVVAARRLGLLP
- a CDS encoding AMP-binding protein — translated: MTVDPTTRLRELADRYDTPQACAAELLCDRHPADAVAFTVVESDLSSTDLTYGWLREQSTRFAAALADLGVEPGDCVATLMGKSADLVVALLGIWRRGAVHVPLFTAFATPAIAFRLEASGARVVIADANQLDKLAPGEDMPADAAWRVVVAGGAASGALSFDALVQGHAADDPRGAAVTMGGDAPMVRLFTSGTTGTPKGVPVPIRALASFQSYMEFGLDVREDDVFWNAADPGWAYGLYYALLGPMAAGVRSILLHAGFSAPLTWQVMERFGVTNFAAAPTVYRSLRADETPVPESVTLRRASSAGEPLTPDVIAWSEAELGVTVRDHYGQTEHGMFIINAWADGLREDVVAGSMGRPLPGWACAVLADDADELAPPNTPGRVVIDTQGSPLMWFTGYSDAPEKTAARFTPDGRWYITGDAGQVDEQGRFFFSSRDDDVIIMAGYRIGPFDVESVLVMHDDVVEAAVVGMPDQLRGEVLEAFVVLRSGIEGTDELEKDLQHLVKKKFAAHAYPRTVHFVPQLPKTPSGKVQRYILRQGQ
- a CDS encoding SGNH/GDSL hydrolase family protein, whose product is MFSRFVAIGDSQSEGLNDGDDQLGYRGWADRLAERLAEINPEMLYANLAIRGRLARQVREEQLAPALALEPDLASVVAGVNDLLRPKFEPVAIAAELEIAFEALTASGARVLTMTFPTLGAGMPGGRAIMARISALNEEIRAAAARHGVAVIDLEVYPVATDPRLWSWDRLHLNADGHDRLAAAAATALGVPGTDLRWQDSLGPLPPVTALGRIRADTEWAVRFLGPWLGRRVRGTSSGAGRVAKRPELAPVRREGERDTTSA
- a CDS encoding ABC transporter permease, with amino-acid sequence MLLWTRRARYLTLAFFGAVVMTVFVAPIATVIAAALAGAWNGPLPSNLGTKNLSAALSDDNLASMTVSLQTAIIAGGIALFLGAWAALAAREAPVWLRKVTDAVFHLPVELPSVAIGLGMLIAFNERPLLLGGTKWIVILAHAVLVLAFAFSSVSAALDRLDPAYRQAAESLGAGPVRVLFRITLPLLVPALGAAAGLSVALSMGELGATIMVYPATWKTLPVAIFGLTDRGQVFQAAANTTLLLLVTLVALLVLGRIRGRGAAR
- a CDS encoding 2-aminoethylphosphonate ABC transporter permease subunit, with the protein product MTALLEAPVAADPPTRPEPSRWRSGLWVLPPLLLVIGFAVYPMARVLAESTVTDTGRGWSAWTDMLWSASFRKALWRTIEVALASTLGCLVLGTFLALVLAFVPFPGSKVVGRLIDTILSLPSFLVTLAFTFLYGTAGAVNALISRITGADRVPLNFLNTPLGVIAAEITFFTPFVVRPLLAAFTQMPREQLDVAASLGASPLRVLRTVILPEAWPALMAGGSLVLLLTLNEFGIVLFTGAKDVMTLPVLIYTHGIVTFDLPGAAVIATVQVALSLTLYGGYRFLFTRLMGGSRAALDPTR
- a CDS encoding ABC transporter ATP-binding protein, which gives rise to MSRFESGRSLGTRARNGGATAHSAPAITFDRVTVSYGRGRGTTRALVDFNLRVARGETVALLGPSGSGKSTALKALAGFTRPTSGTVRLGGDDVTDLPPAKRGIGVVVQSYALFPHMRVADNVAFGLRAQRVPRSEIADRVSDALAMVGMSAYGKRLPRELSGGQQQRVAIARALAIRPKVLLLDEPLAALDAQLRQSMLTELQELRAALPDTAMLYVTHDQSEALALADRIAVMRDARLVDVDTAENLWKRPPSSFTAAFLGGANLLPCTVTRVIGTSALVSVGGTPVTAHAPQPEIGRTEWESDAGALLCLRPHAITLTSPAERGALPARIVASVWRGSSTRVTIALPGLPETPIDVDVPGHDERPVGTEVGLRFPERGAVLVPAPEAVS
- a CDS encoding 2-aminoethylphosphonate ABC transporter substrate-binding protein, with product MSRNTERFRVGIAAIAMTTAALTLTACGGTGTAATGGGGTVTVYSADGLAGWYKTQFAAFTEETGIAVNLVEAGSGEVVSRVEKEQSNPQADVVVTLPPFIQKADAQGLLEPSGIDTSAVPADVQDPEGKYVPLVDNYLSFIANPGANPAPATWDDLLTDQFKGKLQYSTPGQAGDGTAVLLLLQHLKGKEGALDYLAKLQANNVGPSSSTGKLQPKVSNGELLVANGDVQMNLASIKDDGSEFDIFFPADGGKRTTVALPYVMGLAKGAPHSDDAKKLMEYLLSEKAQKTVATDALGVSVRTDVRDAAGTSTDKSTPTGLVNGVEVWTPNWNDVLASLDADIAAYQKATGN
- a CDS encoding phosphonatase-like hydrolase, with the translated sequence MTTIKLAVLDMAGTTVADDGLVLHAFDAAGAAAGLPATGPEAGAARQYVLDTMGQSKIVVFRALFGDEDRAQAANRAFEAEYDRLVDEGGATAIPDAAESITALRDAGVKVALTTGFSRTTQDKLLAALGWQTLADLTLSPAEAGRGRPYPDLILTALMRLGIDDVKEVAVLGDTANDVTSGLRAGAAIVAGTLTGAHDEQQLRTANPTHVVPSVREFTDLVLSLSN